One genomic segment of Desulfomicrobium sp. ZS1 includes these proteins:
- a CDS encoding TRAP transporter small permease translates to MEIVEKILARIGNVMRIGGCLCLLGMALLTVADITGRLNRSPIFGSEEVVTFLAVLALGLSLPYAHSHRSHIGVEVFVQLMSTTVRRRLKLLRELLSILFFAVVTFMMGAYARDKHLSGEVSMNLGLPEYLLLYALCACFAVGTLTMLVDFVLFVRQWRKS, encoded by the coding sequence GTGGAGATCGTTGAAAAGATTCTGGCCCGCATCGGAAACGTGATGCGCATCGGCGGATGCCTGTGCCTCCTGGGCATGGCGCTTCTGACCGTGGCCGACATTACCGGGCGACTCAATCGCAGCCCCATTTTCGGCTCCGAGGAGGTCGTCACCTTTTTGGCTGTTCTGGCCTTGGGGCTGTCCTTGCCGTATGCCCATTCCCATCGTTCGCACATCGGGGTGGAGGTCTTCGTGCAGCTGATGTCGACCACGGTGCGGCGTAGGCTCAAGCTGCTGCGCGAGCTCCTGTCCATTCTCTTTTTTGCCGTGGTTACGTTCATGATGGGCGCTTATGCGCGGGACAAGCACCTTTCGGGCGAAGTCTCCATGAATTTGGGTCTGCCCGAATACCTGCTCCTGTATGCGCTCTGCGCCTGCTTCGCCGTGGGCACGTTGACCATGCTTGTCGATTTCGTACTCTTTGTGCGTCAATGGAGAAAATCATGA
- a CDS encoding TetR/AcrR family transcriptional regulator, translated as MARKQQEKSLQTQRELLDSAEKLFAAKGFVATTVAEITSEAGYAKGNFYRHWQSKDEIMLAIIADKMQSYRAMRDAALRDARSLPEVMDRILDFLETMIDDRNWSSVFLEFTIHASRNENLRAQLNQSLYRLSNEIFDDIVAPYVKSGYPARKIGALNTALFEGFLIHSLLGTGTIDRKDFRRAAMKLALANALDDQE; from the coding sequence GTGGCCAGAAAACAGCAGGAAAAATCACTCCAGACGCAGCGCGAACTGCTGGATTCGGCGGAAAAACTGTTCGCCGCCAAGGGGTTCGTGGCTACCACCGTGGCCGAGATCACCTCCGAAGCGGGCTATGCCAAGGGCAATTTCTACCGGCACTGGCAGAGCAAGGATGAGATCATGCTGGCCATCATCGCGGACAAGATGCAGTCCTACCGCGCCATGCGCGATGCAGCTCTGCGGGATGCCCGCAGTCTGCCGGAGGTCATGGACCGCATTCTCGATTTTCTGGAGACCATGATCGACGACCGCAACTGGAGTTCGGTCTTTCTTGAGTTCACCATCCACGCTTCCCGCAACGAGAATTTGCGGGCCCAGCTCAATCAGTCCCTCTATCGCCTCTCCAACGAGATTTTTGACGACATCGTCGCGCCCTACGTCAAAAGCGGCTATCCGGCGCGCAAGATCGGAGCTTTGAATACTGCCCTGTTTGAGGGTTTTTTGATCCATTCCCTGCTCGGGACGGGGACCATCGACCGCAAGGATTTCCGCCGGGCAGCCATGAAACTTGCTCTGGCCAACGCCCTGGATGACCAGGAATAA
- a CDS encoding TRAP transporter substrate-binding protein: protein MRLFLRVATLAFIVLGFSAQAMAAGPVKLSYSNFFPPTHVQSILAEEWCREVEARSNGQVVIDYYPAGTLTKPKDCYDGVVQRISDIGLSALGYTKGRFPVLSGVDLPMGYTSGVQATALANAVYEQFKPKEFDDVHVLYFHAHGPGKLHTAGKPVTSMEEIKGMKIRATGNSASVITALGGNPVAMSMPDSYQSIQKGVVNGGIYPVETNKGWKMGEVVDYLTDTTAVAYTTTFFVVINKDVWASLSPEAQQAMTEVSREWTPKHGQAWDDSDKEGLEFFLAQQGNAAVTLDPAEAERWTKAMEPIFGEYEAECAKVGADGKAVLEFMRANLK, encoded by the coding sequence ATGAGACTGTTTTTACGGGTCGCGACCCTGGCTTTCATTGTTCTGGGATTTTCGGCGCAGGCCATGGCCGCCGGACCGGTCAAGCTGTCCTACAGCAATTTTTTTCCCCCGACCCATGTCCAGTCGATCCTGGCCGAAGAGTGGTGCCGCGAGGTCGAGGCCCGTTCCAACGGACAGGTCGTCATCGACTACTACCCGGCAGGAACCCTGACCAAGCCCAAGGATTGCTATGACGGCGTGGTGCAGCGCATTTCCGACATCGGTCTCTCCGCCCTCGGTTACACCAAGGGCCGCTTCCCGGTCCTTTCCGGCGTCGATCTGCCCATGGGCTACACCAGCGGCGTGCAGGCGACGGCCCTGGCCAATGCCGTGTACGAACAGTTCAAGCCCAAGGAATTCGACGATGTGCATGTCCTGTATTTCCATGCGCATGGACCGGGCAAACTGCACACCGCAGGCAAGCCCGTCACATCCATGGAAGAGATCAAAGGCATGAAGATCCGCGCCACCGGCAACAGCGCGAGCGTTATCACCGCCCTGGGCGGCAATCCGGTGGCCATGTCCATGCCCGACTCCTACCAGTCCATTCAGAAGGGCGTGGTCAACGGTGGAATCTATCCCGTTGAAACCAACAAGGGCTGGAAAATGGGCGAAGTTGTAGACTATTTGACGGACACCACCGCCGTGGCCTACACGACGACCTTTTTCGTGGTCATCAATAAGGATGTCTGGGCGTCCCTTTCCCCGGAAGCGCAGCAGGCCATGACCGAGGTCAGCCGTGAATGGACGCCCAAGCACGGGCAGGCCTGGGATGACAGCGACAAGGAAGGTTTGGAATTTTTCCTGGCCCAGCAGGGTAACGCCGCGGTCACCCTGGACCCGGCCGAGGCCGAGCGCTGGACCAAGGCCATGGAACCCATCTTCGGCGAATACGAGGCCGAATGCGCCAAGGTCGGAGCGGACGGCAAGGCCGTGCTTGAGTTCATGCGCGCCAATTTGAAATAG